Genomic window (Drosophila willistoni isolate 14030-0811.24 chromosome 2L unlocalized genomic scaffold, UCI_dwil_1.1 Seg196, whole genome shotgun sequence):
TCTTTGGTCGCTTTTGTGACATCAAGGAATCAGTGCGGGTGAAATGCGTTCAATCCTCAATGCATTTCCTTCTCAATCATCCTCATCTGCAGGCGGATATCACTGACAAACTGCGTTTACGCAATCACGATCTGGACGAGGTGGTGCGCCATGAGGTTGTCATGGCCATTGTAGAGACTGCGAAACGTGATTTTAACATAGCCCTGGAATCACCGGAATTGCTTGAAATTGTACGAGAACGTACTCTGGACAAGAAGTACAAAATACGTCGGGATGCTATGAATGGTTTGGCCTACATCTATAAGCGAGCCATTTGTGAGCCAAATGATTTAGGAATGGAAGTAAAGCTGCGAGTCGATTggattaaaaacaaaatcttaCATGGCTATTACAAAGTGGGCTTAGAGGATCGTTTGCTGGTGGAACGCTTGCTCATCACCTGCCTGGTGCCATATAAATTGGCACCAGAAGAAAGAATGAAGAAGTTGTATCATTTACTTGGTGATCTCGATGCAAATGCCACAAAGGCATTTGTTGAATTGCAAAAGAATCAAATGAAGACAAGGAATACGGTTAGCGATTGGATTAAATTGCATCACTCGAAGGAGTTTACGCCGCGAGTGCTAAGCCAACTCCAAGCCAAACAGGCCACCATTGCCAAGTGAGTTTTTATCTGCCTAACtaaatatgaatggatattcAATCGAGTTTCTTTTCGTTTCAGATTACTGCCGGATCCATTGAAAGCTGCCGAATTTTTAACACAGTTTAGTAATAATCTACGCAAAGACTCTCAGCTTTTGCGCTGCATAAATATAGTACTGAAACGTGATGTTAGCTGTCGGGAATGCGCCGATACCATGGGTGTGCTTCTCAAAAAGTTGGGCGCCCACATTCAATCAAATCTGTATTATAATACGGTCAAAATGCTGATCGAACGCGTAGCCTCTGTGATGGTGGACAAGGAGTCAATTGGAGTACTTATTGGGTGAGTAGAAGAATCATTCATTATCTATCGTTTTCCTATTCAAAGGTTTCTGTTTTGATTTCAGGTTGATTGAAAAATGCATACAGGGTGGTTCCATTTGCGAGGATATTGGCATCAATCGTCATGAGGCTGGCGAACGTGGCCTTAAGCTTCTCAGTGTAAGTTGGACTAAAGGAGTATAAAAAACCATTTGGCTCACCTGCATCACTTTTTGTTCTTATAGATGCTCTCCTATGTGTTCTCCGCCCACTTTTTTACGGACACCTCATTGCGTCATTTGATTTCGTTGCTCAGCTATGAGAATGAATATGTGGCTCCATTGGTTCTAAAGACTTTAACCCATTTAGGACGCTATCAGCCATTGGTGGACGATGCCAATCCCATTATACTTAATGAGTTGGCACCCATTTGTAAGGATTTCGCCTTGATTGGTACACCGAAGCAGGCCAAGCATGCGGTACGCTGCATATTCGTCAATACCCAATCATCAACCGGCACTGGACCTGATGGCAATGGAGCAGCAGGTGGAGCAGGTGTTGGTCTCGGCGGCGGCGTTGGTAGCGGCAACGGTGCCGGAGCAAGTGCATCAACCACTACACAGACTGTGCATCCCATTTTCAATGAGATCATTGAATTGTTGCGCCTAAAACTCTCACCCAATTGCGATCACCAGCGAACGAAAATTGTGACTCTGGGTCACATAGCCTTCAATATGCCACAGGCATTCCTCACACCCATCAAGAACATGATAGCACGACGCATAGTCAAGGAATTACTCATACAGGAAGTGCCCGCGCAAAGGGATTATGAACTGCCGGATGAGGCTAGCGATTGGTGTGCCCAGGAGGAACTGCCGCCAGATACTCTATGTAAACTGGACGCCCTAAAGACAATGGCCCGTTGGCTATTGGGTCTTCGCACTGATGAACATGCCGCCCAGAAGACATTTCGCATGCTTGCTGCCTTTGTTAATCAGCGTGGCGATCTTTTGGGGCAGAATCGTTTGTGTGGGGCAGAGAAATCCTGGCTACGCCTCGGAGCAGCCTGCGCCATGCTCAAGGTGTGCGAACAAAAGGGTGTCGGGGATCAATACAGTGCCGAGCAGTATTTGCAGCTTTCTCAGCTAATGGTACGTCTACAAAATCCTTAGAAACAAAACTAGAAACCAATTAATATGTATTCTCCTATTAGGTCGATCCAGTGCCACAGGTAAGAGAAATCTTTGCCCGCAAGTTGCATAAAGGTTTGGGTAAGAGTTTACCAAGGAACTGTCTACCCTTGGATTTTATGGGCATGTATGCACTATCTGGCCTGGAGACTGATAGAAAGTAAGTCCATTGGAacataaatttaacaaattgtaTATCAACTGCTCAATATTATGCAGATTGCAGGATCTGGTGCGTCATTATGTGGAGGCGGATATTAATAAACGTCGCGAATATCTCAAGACTGTGGCCATGACATGTAAGTTTCATCCTGAAACCTTGTACTTTTTAGTTTCTCACACGTTTTGCCCTCCCTTCAGCTCCCGATAGTTCTACGGACTCACAATCGCTCTACATTCTACCTGACTATATGCTGGCCTTTGCCATACCCGTACTGGTGCACGATCCAAGCTTTACGAATCATGAGGATTATGTACAATTGCGTAAAATGGAGAAATGTTTACGTTTCATATTGGAGCCGTTGATGGCCAAACGTGATACATTTGTCTATGGTTTCTATCAGCAGATGCTGCAAATGATCAAACATCGTGAGTTCAGTCAGAGCACCGACAAGCGAGATAACTATGTGAGTACAAGAGCTTAATAAACCCAATTTcgtatattaaatattacttTTTGCATACATTTTTAGAAAATGTGGGCACTCTGCGATCTCGCCATATATATTATTGATGCCAAAGTTGGTCTTGGTGACACCAATGCAAAAGATTTCGATAAGAATCTGCCCTTGCCAGAGATGTATTATCGAATGCCTGCCGCAGCCAATTTTAAGAATATCGACATCTATATACCCATGGATGTTTATACGCTGGGTCCCAAATCCTCTAGTAAGCCATTGGCGGTAACAGCGGTgaaaacagcagcagcatcaaccacaacaacaacactgcCGTCGACAACATCGAGAGCTGCTGTTGGCTTGACGACGAAACGGCCAGCAGAAAAATCACTTCTAACCAATGATAAAACTCAGGTaagttttaaaattgttttaacctAGTAGAAGTAGTTGCAACTCGACAAATTGAATTCGATTTAACAAACTTTATCTATAGGTTGTTAATGTATTTGACAACATACGAGTTGTCGATACGACGGAACCCCTAGCCAAGCGGACGCGTGGTGGGGCTGCAGCAACCACAAATTCGTAAGATATGGCAAGATGACAAGGAATGAGCAGCATacaaatcaacaacaaaacaaacaaaaaccatataagaagagaaataagaaaacattAATGAGCGCATAATTGTTAGTTTAGTTACTGTTTAGTCTAGGGCGCTCTTAAgttaactaaatatttaagaTGTAGTCTGATCAGATTGTGGACAAAAGAATGATCTACAATAGTTGTTAAACCGACACTacctacaacaacaagaacaacaaccaacttaatcgtaaacataaaaacatcaaacaaaacaaaaacaaacatccACATAAGGTATTTGCTAATTCAAAGAGAAATTGTaacatatttataaaaaaaaagaaaacaaaaatagatcTGTGGATTGAGACcaatgcaaaaaaacaaaaacatgtaGCAACATATAtaggagagaaaaaaagttaaaagtttAGCCTATGCAATCATTAAAAGTGTCGTCTAATCTGTTAAATTGTAAATGAtccaaaaatttgattttttttaaatatgtaattgtgttcctttttatttgctttcCATTTTAGTTAGTATTTATAGAAACCAatcaaaaaacacaaacaaaaaaaaaacacccaaaaccattttataatttgttttatatatattgctTTAGTTTGTAGGTCTGATTTTATATCGAATAATAATgagaaatgaaacaaaaaacacacgaGAAAGTTAGAAGAAAAAGTAACGTA
Coding sequences:
- the LOC6640390 gene encoding sister chromatid cohesion protein PDS5 homolog B, giving the protein MADIVYPNGCRPLMEDLGTDELIRRLKTLANVLQTMEQDENLYQQYIPLALHLLDDFFMQHPSKDVQLLIACCIADVLRVYAPEAPYKEQEQIKIIFKFFIKQLHGLKDPKDPSFKRYFYFLENLAFVKSFNMCFELEDCQEIFHELFSTIFRIVNDQHSAKVTNFFLDVLSPLITEADNLRVELLDLILINIVEPNKSSNKYASQLTEQLLRKTGDALESTINIFFNRHLVMDKPNTKLSISNKIYDVLYELNRINGDLLVSVLPQLENKLLSTDDAERLRATTLLARMFSEKDSQLSKKYQNLLRTFFGRFCDIKESVRVKCVQSSMHFLLNHPHLQADITDKLRLRNHDLDEVVRHEVVMAIVETAKRDFNIALESPELLEIVRERTLDKKYKIRRDAMNGLAYIYKRAICEPNDLGMEVKLRVDWIKNKILHGYYKVGLEDRLLVERLLITCLVPYKLAPEERMKKLYHLLGDLDANATKAFVELQKNQMKTRNTVSDWIKLHHSKEFTPRVLSQLQAKQATIAKLLPDPLKAAEFLTQFSNNLRKDSQLLRCINIVLKRDVSCRECADTMGVLLKKLGAHIQSNLYYNTVKMLIERVASVMVDKESIGVLIGLIEKCIQGGSICEDIGINRHEAGERGLKLLSMLSYVFSAHFFTDTSLRHLISLLSYENEYVAPLVLKTLTHLGRYQPLVDDANPIILNELAPICKDFALIGTPKQAKHAVRCIFVNTQSSTGTGPDGNGAAGGAGVGLGGGVGSGNGAGASASTTTQTVHPIFNEIIELLRLKLSPNCDHQRTKIVTLGHIAFNMPQAFLTPIKNMIARRIVKELLIQEVPAQRDYELPDEASDWCAQEELPPDTLCKLDALKTMARWLLGLRTDEHAAQKTFRMLAAFVNQRGDLLGQNRLCGAEKSWLRLGAACAMLKVCEQKGVGDQYSAEQYLQLSQLMVDPVPQVREIFARKLHKGLGKSLPRNCLPLDFMGMYALSGLETDRKLQDLVRHYVEADINKRREYLKTVAMTSPDSSTDSQSLYILPDYMLAFAIPVLVHDPSFTNHEDYVQLRKMEKCLRFILEPLMAKRDTFVYGFYQQMLQMIKHREFSQSTDKRDNYKMWALCDLAIYIIDAKVGLGDTNAKDFDKNLPLPEMYYRMPAAANFKNIDIYIPMDVYTLGPKSSSKPLAVTAVKTAAASTTTTTLPSTTSRAAVGLTTKRPAEKSLLTNDKTQVVNVFDNIRVVDTTEPLAKRTRGGAAATTNS